A single genomic interval of Adhaeribacter pallidiroseus harbors:
- a CDS encoding enoyl-CoA hydratase/isomerase family protein yields the protein MTTYNNLKLNLQEGILTITISRVAKLNALNIETVEEIQTAMQEAYDNDEVKGIIFTGEGDKAFAAGADIGEISQLNEVIGRRFAERGQDIFAMIEESTKPVIAAVNGFALGGGCELAMACHIRVASHNARFGQPEVNLGLIPGYGGTQRLTQLVGKGKAMELMMTGDMITADDALRLGLANHVTTPGMLMEKCLEIMRKITSKAPLAVGMIVDCVNAWYDKEEHGYQTEANSFSRCCGSDDFVEGINAFFQKRKPHFKGN from the coding sequence ATGACAACTTATAACAACCTCAAACTGAACCTGCAGGAAGGTATACTAACCATTACCATCAGCCGGGTGGCTAAGCTTAATGCCTTAAACATTGAAACCGTAGAGGAAATTCAAACGGCCATGCAGGAAGCGTACGATAACGATGAGGTAAAAGGCATAATTTTTACCGGTGAAGGGGATAAAGCCTTTGCGGCAGGGGCCGATATCGGCGAAATTTCGCAGCTAAACGAAGTGATCGGGCGCCGTTTTGCCGAACGGGGCCAGGATATTTTTGCCATGATTGAAGAATCCACGAAGCCGGTAATTGCGGCCGTAAACGGGTTTGCGCTGGGCGGTGGCTGCGAATTAGCCATGGCCTGCCATATCCGGGTAGCCAGCCATAATGCCCGTTTTGGCCAGCCCGAAGTAAACCTGGGCCTGATACCCGGCTACGGCGGTACGCAGCGATTGACGCAATTAGTGGGCAAAGGCAAAGCGATGGAACTCATGATGACCGGCGACATGATTACGGCCGATGATGCCTTAAGATTAGGCTTAGCCAACCACGTAACTACGCCGGGCATGCTCATGGAAAAATGCCTGGAAATTATGCGCAAAATTACGTCTAAAGCGCCATTAGCCGTAGGTATGATTGTGGACTGCGTAAATGCCTGGTACGACAAAGAAGAACACGGCTATCAAACCGAAGCCAATTCCTTTAGCCGCTGCTGCGGTTCCGATGATTTCGTAGAAGGAATCAATGCTTTTTTTCAAAAACGCAAACCTCATTTCAAAGGGAACTAA